A genomic window from Megalobrama amblycephala isolate DHTTF-2021 linkage group LG2, ASM1881202v1, whole genome shotgun sequence includes:
- the org gene encoding LOW QUALITY PROTEIN: oogenesis-related (The sequence of the model RefSeq protein was modified relative to this genomic sequence to represent the inferred CDS: inserted 1 base in 1 codon), whose amino-acid sequence MTNQCNYTVESENTEGQEKKAVAKRGGVVSAILCRISQFWPVSLTMRAFRGLWWLFGFSTPVKAISPAVDEKGGSPKDRPCRTVRKRLHRATRLLLAILPRRIQSALGYPVCTSIGCAVSPEVRCSPTKPCGKGSKRKQDDLDEEEEXEQQSWVEALNQELAEEDHVADPDYEPGVVETDSEEYRSHNDTESDLEIEKGVVVIKDLETVVPPEA is encoded by the exons ATGACTAACCAGTGCAACTACACAGTTGAGTCTGAAAACACTGAGGGCCAAGAG AAGAAAGCTGTGGCGAAGAGAGGTGGAGTCGTTTCAGCCATCCTCTGTCGGATTTCACAGTTTTGGCCAGTCAGTTTGACT ATGCGGGCTTTCCGTGGCTTGTGGTGGCTGTTTGGGTTCTCCACGCCAGTGAAGGCCATCTCTCCAGCTGTTGATGAAAAAGGTGGCTCCCCTAAAGACAGACCATGCAGAACAGTCCGCAAGCGTCTCCACAGGGCCACGCGGCTACTGTTGGCAATCCTGCCCCGGCGCATCCAGAGCGCTCTGGGATATCCGGTCTGCACCAGTATTGGCTGTGCTGTGTCCCCTG AGGTGCGTTGTTCCCCTACCAAGCCTTGTGGAAAAGGCAGCAAGAGAAAGCAGGATGACCTGGATGAGGAAGAGG TAGAGCAGCAGTCCTGGGTGGAGGCGCTCAATCAGGAACTGGCCGAGGAAGACCACGTAGCTGATCCAGATTATGAG CCCGGTGTAGTTGAGACAGACAGTGAGGAATACCGGTCACACAATGACACAGAGAGTGACTTGGAAATAGAGAAGGGTGTCGTGGTCATCAAAGACTTGGAGACG GTAGTTCCTCCTGAGGCCTAA